In the Populus trichocarpa isolate Nisqually-1 chromosome 1, P.trichocarpa_v4.1, whole genome shotgun sequence genome, agttgaattttgttttcaattttattattcaacattaggttAATTAAGAAtagagtttaataattattttttatttgatttttatagggttatcaggGTCTCGTGACCTGAGTAGGAGATTTGGCAGATTAACCTGAATTGATCTGAGTTGATCTATTATGTTgccgttttaatattttaaaaaagatgttatcttgatttttttatttgactttatatttttttatttgttttctatgaagttatctcggTCTCTTAACCCGAGTTTGACAGTTTAACTTGGGCATATTCAGGTTAGTTGTTTATCCTCATCTCATGACCCGGATATAacatgttaactcgggttaactcgactgatttttttagttgaattttgttttcaatttcattattcaacattaggttAATTGATAAtagagtttaataattattttttatttaatttttatagggttatcaggATCTCGTGACCTGAGTAGTAGATTTggccatagttttaaaacccggaccggcccggcaaGTTGACCCGGGACTCGGCCGACCCTGgtctgggaccggtccgggtctaagtaaaaacccgcCAAGGAGTTGGCCAggcgaaacccggtcgacccggaaAACGGGCGACCTGGGCAAACCAGGGCGAGACCCGGTGTTTTGGAGTTCAATCTGGGTTTGGAGATCTTGAGGATTGGCGTTGGGTTCCCATTTTTTCCTTCTAGCCCTGACAATTGATGACTGtaacttgaagaaaattgaaggtTAAATGAGACCAAACTCACACTtccaggagagagagagagagagagaggcaaggTAACAGTACTAGCACCACAAGCTTTATTACcatcatcaaatccataaaaatttgaaGGGAAAAGATATAAAAGAGAGAGGGTTTGTGTggtgtttttaagttttaaagcATGGGGGCATCAAGGAGCAAGAATCGTGCTTCACAATCTAccagtgaaaaagaaaagaaagaaagaaaaaaaaagaacctttATACCGACAATGGCATGAAGTAGGTTACTAAAGCATTTCAAAAGACTTGCATCTGATTCAATAGCAGGCAATAAGAGCAGATTCATGCAAAAGAGCTACGATTATGAGCCCATAAGCGAGGTTTCTTCACCAGATAGGAGTTGCAGCAGGGGTCGGGGTTTCCACCTTTATTTGATCGTTCTGCTATGATGTAAGGTGTAGTCGTCCCGAGGCAGCAGGATGTATGGTGTTCACCCCAGGGGAAAGGCTTTCAAAAAATGAGGTGAGGCAGATTCAAAGAAAGGTGAGCTCTTTTGCTATGCAATAAATGAAAGCAAGAAGGAAGGAGTGAAAGAGGAGGTTAAAGTGATGGAGAAACAGACAAGTTTGTCCCGGAAAGCATTTCAAGGAGCCAGAAAGTGTAAATATACTTTAACCTAACCGACCCCCTAAATAACCCAGGTTTTATGGGTTGATccggttgacccgggttgacccataaaaTCCGGGACCCGGTCTTTTAGTCAGGTCAACCCCcaggtcgggttttaaaactatggatTTGGCAGATTAACCTGAATTGATCTATTATGTtgtcgttttaatattttaaaaaaagatgttatcttgatttttttatttgttttctatgaagttatctcagtctcTTAACCCGAGTTTGACAGTTTAACTTGGGTATATTTGGGTTAGCTGTTTATCCTCTTCTCATGACCCGGGTATAacatgttaactcgggttaactcgactgatttttttagttgaattttgtttttaatttcattattcaacattaaattaattgagaatagagtttaataattattttttatttgatttttatagggttattaggGTCTCGTGACCTGAGTAAtagatttgacagattaacctgAATTGATATGAGTTGATCTATTACGTTGccgttttaatatttaaaaaaagatgttatcttgattttttttagtcaaactatatttttactgatCATCTGGGTTGTTTTTGGATATACCAAATTAATTAGGTCACATCAAATTAATCCTCATGtagtttagatattttttttcccggttaaaaatacattaacaacatctaaatattttatttacatcTAGAAAAACTTGATCTAGAAAAATTTGATCCGATCTATAGGATAGTGCTGGTAATTATCTAGTAGAAGTCTAAAAATACTTAATCTTTACCAAATGCAGTGGGTCactgtgaaaaataaaacactacATTATTCGATTTTATTTGGATTTGGTTtaaaatagaagattatcttttaaaaataacaaaatcttcAATTCTTCAATTCTTCTTCAAAAACTGAAAAGGGGCTGATGCATGAAAGTGTACATATTAGTTGAGGATTATCTGGAACATATTGTGATTTTAACACTACATTACTTTGTTTTATAACCTGTCCCATGaagaacatttgattttttttattaaaaaaagaaaaccctaaaaagatgttatttgagacccaaaaaaaacccaattattTTCACTAATCTAGCCTAGACCAAGACCTAAGCCAGGCAGTGGAGGATTATTATaagagcaaaagaaaagaatagttGAAACTAGAGGACTCGACTCCGATTTTTTGAGGATAGTTGCTGGCTGATATGAATGAAGATTTTACCACCATTGACGTGCCTCACCAGCTTTATATAGAAATTTGTATTGGtagttggaaaaataaattaaaatttgaggaTACTGATGGAGATTTTATTAACTCTCAAGTGTCCAAGTAATCCCAAAAAGAAATGTACAACAAACAATAGCTAAATACTTCTAAGACAATAGAATGGCCTacgtgatttttaaaaaattattttttagtttttaaaatttatttttaataccgtACTTAAAAGtggtaaaatatataaaaaataatttaaaattaaaaagatcagaaaatttcaaaattattcgGTGTTTgtaagtgtggttgtggttgtttttcaaaatatttttcacttagaaatgcatcaaaataatatattttttatttttaaaaaattatttttgatattagtacatcaaaataatcttaaaacataaaaaaattaatttgaagtaaataaaaaaataaaataaaatttaatttttttaaaaaaatacttttaaaatgtaaaaacaaatattttttctgtttttcaaaatatttttatttaaaaataatatatcaaaataatattttttattttttaaaatttatttttaatattaacatattaaaacaataaaaaaatataaaaaataatttaaaacaaaaacaaattcacaggGCTTGATTTTGAACGGGTAGTTTTCCTCTtccattcaaatttcaaatcgagaaacaccaaatataatatatataaatcaatacAACTGCATATTCATAGATAAACTAATGAGTTTCGTACATTttactgtattttattttctctgacAATGTTCAGCAATCCAGGAAAAAGTTAAAGACTTTCGTCTTCttcattttacatcaaaagGGGAGTAAGAAAATGTTGCAAAAGTATCCTATGAAGGTGGTCAAAAAGCCCAGGAACGACCTCCTAGCATCTTTGAatgtcaataaattaattaattgcaagGTTAGCACAGTAAATATTGTAGTTTGAGCGAGTTGATTCAAGATCCAGCTCGGATTAGGTTTTAAGAAAACCAAATGAGAGTTTAACTAATTAAACCCTACACAATTTGATAATCAGgtctaaatattttcttttttttttgccttttcagAACAACAattcttgtagtttttttttaataaattaaaacaccaTTTTGATCACTTTATTAACCCAAAGTCGGGTTTAATGACTTTGGCACTAAGacctctcttgttttttttttttttttttttgcataaaaaagagaaatcctTGAAAGttgaatcaatataaaatatgaaaccaaTAAGATTTCCCAGAATTTTACACTATTAGATTGTTATAAATAAAGAGGAGATCCAGATTGACATTGAAATCAAGAATTTCATTTTCACACATGAAAACAAATTCTTTCTtacatcaaattcttgaaagttGAGGCTAGTCTCTTGGACAACATCCTCAGACTAAGCTAAGACTACTAGAAACCGGTCTTCAACTAAGCACCTAGACTTCTTTTCCAAACCCAGGAAAGCTAGCTAATAACAAAGAAGAACAACGGAAGAAGATACCATGAAGCTGTAGATCAAGATCAAGAACCCAAAATGCAAAGCCCAGTTCCTCTTAAACTTACCAAAGTAACTCTCAGGTGGTTCTTGATAATGAATCTCAAGTTCACCCTCATCACTAACAACAACTAGCTCATGGCCATACTGGTCACTACCACCACTAGCTAATCTCGTCTTCAACTCTCTTAACTTCTCAGTAGCTAAACCAAGAGTGAGCTTGTGACACCTTCTTTGGTACTTGAATCCATTGATGCACCTAAGGGTTTGAGCCACTGAGACATAGAAGATGAGGTGTGATAAAGAGAGGAGAGTAATGGGTACCCAGCAATGGCGGCATTGAAGGCGATTAGGTTGAGCTTCAGCCatgaaaatgagagaaagaaagatgaagaagagaaggaagagtTTGTGAAGTTCTTTCTTTTGGAGGTCTatagctcttttcttttcaagggTTTTTTCAAAGTGGAGCTGGATTATGGTGTTTATGGCTTGGAAAGCTGTTTCTTTAGGGATTTGTTGCtgctggtgatgatgatgatggctCTGGTGGTGGGTTTCATAGCCTGCCATTGTAGAGAGAGACTCCCTGTTGTATGTGGCAGGGGAGGGTTTCGGGGGGCTATGGAAAGGGGAACCTGCAATATTTTTATAGTGGCTCTCATCTCAAGAGAAAGTAGTTCTTGTAACCCATCAACGGTCATAATAACTAGTTGAcggtttcaaaatataattctaaacaaaaaacaaattaatattatatataagcatgttagataaaataataattaaattttataaagttattttttagtgactaccttaaaaaaatatatcttttatttattaaaaattaaacacgaaaaaactctaaaaggatgtgtttttttttataatgatgtACATTattaagaagaataaatattaaaattaaatttattaaatcaaacacATGTTTGTTGAGAAAACTCTAAaagaattgtttaaaaaaacatgtattttaaataaaatacatttttatagagaaattatataagattttatttaatgaattgagataattaatgaaatgatgTTTCTTATTGAAAAGTATAAGTTAAactaattcatatttattaaaaaataaacagctattttttgagaaaattaaaaaacttgtattttggttgaatatatatatatatatatattggaaactttcaatttattatttgtaaattcttgttttttaaatcagGATTAATCATCTCATGTGTAAAAACTAGTCTCAAAATATTcgtaatcataaaaaaaaaaatctattttttaaactgtTAACCCTCTCCAACTCAAGTACTTATTTATTTcctcaaatcaataaaatcttgAACTGGAGCTTAGACTTTCGTTTCAAGTAAGTGTTAACATGCTTactgattattattattattattataaagaaattCTGATAATCCATGGAttcaaggactaaatttgatctTAGTAATCTaacattttctcaaaaaaatttaaaaaaatagtaatttatcAGGGCACTGCCCACCTTTATGATATAAATCAAGCTCAGTCCATGGCCTGCTTGTAATCTTTGGAATGCTGAAATCTAATCCCAAGAAAACTGTTATTATTCACATAATCACATGGGAAAGGCAGGCCTGGAATTCTTTATTATGTATCATTATAGTTGGCTTATcctgattaaaatattttcccaTTAAAATTCACTTTCTTTTTGTTATGTGTGTGACCTCTTCTGTataattgtagttttttattgggttagaTCTTAAGCAGAGGGTTTCAAATTTCAGTCTTagtcattcttcttcttctgagcTTTGATTTTGACATCATCAAGTTGATGGTTTTTGACTTTGTTTTTCAACATGGTATCAGTGTGTGGTTGAAGGAAATacagataaaaatataaaaataaatttatcttctcAATGTTTGATAATCGACTGCTATTTCAAAGATCAGCAATGCTTATCTTCATGACCAGTCTTACACAAGGCTGGAAATCTACCATATTGAAAAGGGGGTCTGTCCATTTTCTCTAACCTGCTTCATCACAGCAGCAACAATATGCAGCAGTGAAGCTTTCGAAAATCAAGAATGGTACACACATATGGCTTACGTAAGACACTAAAGTGTAAAGCGTTTTTCTTCCGAATTCCAGGATTGGAGGCCTGCCAAGACAAGCGAAAAAGGATGGTAAAATGTCAAAAAGTTCTCCTTTTGTCGAGCACAACAGATTGGCTTGTGCACGGGTGATAATGATAGCCACTTATCAAAAAGTgaacaaaaataactttaaatgtAGGATTTAGTTACGAGGCCAGTCTGCATATTTTCTTCTCCTATGGTTTTATCCCCTTTACCTGCTCCATGAATCTGGTCCCTCCAAcacaaaaataaccaaaatatttgCACTTTCTTATCCCAAAAAGTGATGCTAGACTGCATTGCTTATGTAAACATTGattgatacaaaaataaacaaacattttcCCACTTTTACACACATGTGTGTGAACTTTCAAAAGCTAAAAAGTAAAGTGTAAACTATATTAGTACACATTAACCTACTTCTAATCCCAACCTCTCTCTCTTGACATGTTTATTCAACAAACGATGACCATATACATATGCAAAGATGCCGCTTTCCATGAGATGCCTTCCCATTTGGTTCGTGATGAGGCCTTCGAAACCCCGAATCGAGTTTCACAAAACCACGAATCGAACTCCATAATGACTTTCATCCACATCTCAAAATGAGGCACACTAAGTTCAACtgtagaaaagaaatataattttgtcaAAGTCACTCCATAATTTCCATTGAAGAAGGATCATTAGCTACAATTCGATCGCCGTCCCCGTCTTCCTTGTCTCTGTAGTTTTCTTGATTCTGATCAACATTTTCACTTTCTCTGTCTTCTGTCGTGGCAGATTCCGGCTGTTGTTGATCTCCTTGGCCACCCATCATATGCATTAAAAGTTCTTCAGGCTTCAACTCAAAACCCGAACCATCAACCCTCCTATTCTTCTCTCTGTATAGAGCATCAAGCTGTTGGAAATAAGGACAAGTTTTTGAATCCCCAGGTCTTCTTTTATTGCTCTCCTTTACCCTCTTGAAGTACTTGTTCATATTCTCCCATTTCTCTTTGCATCTCTTTGCACTCCTATCATAACCAAGCTTTTTCATTGAAGCTGATATCTCCTCCCACAGTGGCCCTTTTGGTCCATTTTCTTCATACTGGAATTCAAGCTTAGTTCTTAGCCCGATCAAagcttcaatttcttctttagGCCATCTTGATGGGCTAATATTAACAAAACTCTCAATACTGCTATTTTCACGGGTCTTCACAATATTCTCCACTGGAACTGCTTGGTTCTTGGGCAATTGCACTGGAGCAGACGATGGCACTGGAACTGTTTGATTGTCAGGAAATTTCATCGGAACTATAGGATTGTCAGGCAATTGCACCGAGATACCTTGCTCAGAGAACTTCTGTAAGAATGCAAGCACGGCTGCATCTTTTGCAGCTGCAATCGCTCTTTCTCGAACTAAAAGCTCCCGTTCTCTCTTAATCCTATCCAATTCTTGCATCTTCCATGCTTCTTCTCTAGCTATCCTTTCTTGCTCGCATTTCTCTATTGCTTCTAGAAACTTATTTTGCAAATTCTCTTGCTTCTCAATCACTTCCTTCATCAACCTCTCAAAAAAACCTGTTAatttctgcttcttctttctCGTTCCTTCCTCTTCTTCACTTGAAGTAGATGCAGTTGAAGTAGAGGTAGTGTCGACAAAATTCATACCAGGGCTTTGGATAGAACATGGAACAGCATTTGGAATGAAACTTACTGGGTTCACCAAGGCTGCGGCCATAGAAGTATGAACTTTATCTGACGATGGAGGTGGCAGTAATACCTCAGTGTTATCTAAAGCTTGTAATTGTTCAAAAAACCTATATGTCTTGCCATTTGGCCTACCGGACCGGCCTTCCTTGGTTCTTCTATGATACTTGTAAATATTCTCAAACTTCTCTTTGCATTTCTTGGCACTTCTGTTATACCCAAGCTCATTCAATTTCCTGATAGCAACAGttccaatagaaaaaaaaaacaaattccatgTTCTCGTTAACTGTTTAAACTTTGAATAAACTAATCAATAATGTCCAGCATgattaaataactaaaaaaattaaaacatgcagTAATTAGAGTTAAAAAGCCATCCCTTTTGACTCTATACACTAAAATCAATGCTAATCAACTTGGACTACACAAAATGAGCAGAGTAGACCGAGCAGAACAGTAATTTAGCAATTTTGCTCACAGGGGTGCCTCAAGTATTGATTATTCATTCAAGAATTTGCTAAAAACGAGCTTTTATCCAACATTTTCTcagcaaacaaacagaaaatgacatccaaaataataaagatcaagactttcttcat is a window encoding:
- the LOC7492026 gene encoding uncharacterized protein LOC7492026 is translated as MAGYETHHQSHHHHHQQQQIPKETAFQAINTIIQLHFEKTLEKKRAIDLQKKELHKLFLLFFIFLSLIFMAEAQPNRLQCRHCWVPITLLSLSHLIFYVSVAQTLRCINGFKYQRRCHKLTLGLATEKLRELKTRLASGGSDQYGHELVVVSDEGELEIHYQEPPESYFGKFKRNWALHFGFLILIYSFMVSSSVVLLCY
- the LOC7481619 gene encoding trihelix transcription factor DF1, yielding METSTTFPENSNAATGNRDSDEGDEEMRVKAEEGDQHSTGNRWPKQETLALLKIRSDMDVAFKDSGLKAPLWEEVSKKLNELGYNRSAKKCKEKFENIYKYHRRTKEGRSGRPNGKTYRFFEQLQALDNTEVLLPPPSSDKVHTSMAAALVNPVSFIPNAVPCSIQSPGMNFVDTTSTSTASTSSEEEEGTRKKKQKLTGFFERLMKEVIEKQENLQNKFLEAIEKCEQERIAREEAWKMQELDRIKRERELLVRERAIAAAKDAAVLAFLQKFSEQGISVQLPDNPIVPMKFPDNQTVPVPSSAPVQLPKNQAVPVENIVKTRENSSIESFVNISPSRWPKEEIEALIGLRTKLEFQYEENGPKGPLWEEISASMKKLGYDRSAKRCKEKWENMNKYFKRVKESNKRRPGDSKTCPYFQQLDALYREKNRRVDGSGFELKPEELLMHMMGGQGDQQQPESATTEDRESENVDQNQENYRDKEDGDGDRIVANDPSSMEIME